A window of Apium graveolens cultivar Ventura chromosome 8, ASM990537v1, whole genome shotgun sequence contains these coding sequences:
- the LOC141680325 gene encoding uncharacterized protein LOC141680325: MVANKSKEGAYGLSYPMLTKANYTIWAVKMKVFMQAHGVWDGIEPKDPKAVIEEKMDKRALDVIYQGILDDMLLTIAEKKTSKEAWGAIKIMCVGADKVRKAKAHTLKSEFESLRMKETEQLDDFFMRLNGLVTNIRALGEKIEEENFVKNLLRAVPTKFLQIASTIEQFGNLDAIYVEEVMGSLKAHEERLHGQVENNEVQQLLLTADEWLKKENNEEKLLHTREEWLKRSAKTAQPGGNDYRTRDNRIKHDRSQLKCFNCNGYGHFAAECRKPRRAMQQRGEVNLAQLNKDEPALLMALCENNAEDVLSFTEDRASNNIREIQENTRYLDNGVSNHMTGHREKFEKLDKAVKEEVKFGDGSLESNGGSFRREPGIKAFRLFDPITNSILISRDVVFVEQKGWNLENATDSRTQQGGQFVVEDYTQVAVTESTGWEDEPVSAEPHPPNSPSTPQASLSTNMSSQSHSQDDIGSSVSSSSNEQPHSYRKLDEIYINTTAIQLEEELLLMGIDEPFCFEQAIVDDVWKQAMTEKIKSIEKNNTWHLTDLPKGHKAIDLKWVFKVKKDQHGEVTIHKARLVAKGYVQRYGVDYEEVLAPVTRLETVRLLLALATKHSWKVHHLDVKSDFLNGVILEEVYERNMS, translated from the exons ATGGTTGCAAACAAAAGCAAGGAAGGGGCGTACGGGCTGAGTTACCCAATGTTGACGAAGGCCAATTATACCATCTGGGCAGTGAAGATGAAAGTTTTTATGCAAGCTCATGGGGTATGGGATGGGATAGAACCAAAAGATCCTAAGGCGGTCATCGAGGAGAAGATGGACAAAAGGGCATTGGATGTCATCTACCAAGGTATTTTAGACGATATGTTGTTGACAATAGCAGAGAAAAAGACATCTAAGGAAGCATGGGGAGCCATTAAAATCATGTGTGTGGGTGCAGATAAAGTGAGAAAAGCCAAGGCTCATACACTCAAATCTGAGTTCGAGTCTTTGAGAATGAAAGAAACGGAACAACTGGATGATTTTTTTATGAGACTGAATGGCCTGGTCACGAATATCAGGGCATTAGGAGAAAAGATTGAAGAAGAGAATTTTGTTAAAAATCTATTGAGGGCTGTCCCAACCAAGTTTCTTCAAATTGCATCAACCATTGAACAATTTGGGAATTTGGATGCCATATATGTAGAGGAAGTAATGGGGTCTCTAAAGGCCCATGAAGAACGTCTACATGGTCAAGTAGAGAACAATGAGGTACAGCAGTTATTGCTAACAGCAGATGAATGGCTTAAGAAAGAAAACAACGAAGAAAAACTCCTCCATACGCGAGAGGAATGGCTGAAGAGATCAGCGAAAACTGCTCAACCTGGTGGGAATGATTACCGTACAAGGGATAATCGAATCAAACATGACAGGAGTCAGTTAAAGTGTTTCAATTGTAATGGTTACGGTCACTTTGCTGCTGAATGTCGAAAACCAAGGAGAGCTATGCAACAAAGGGGTGAAGTAAATCTGGCACAACTGAATAAGGATGAACCTGCATTATTAATGGCTTTGTGCGAGAATAATGCAGAGGACGTGCTCTCATTTACTGAGGATAGGGCATCGAACAACATTAGAGAAATTCAAGAAAACACTCGGTACCTGGACAATGGAGTCAGTAACCATATGACTGGTCATCGagaaaaatttgaaaaattggATAAAGCAGTGAAGGAAGAAGTAAAATTTGGTGATGGCTCGTTG GAGTCAAATGGTGGTTCATTTCGGAGGGAACCAGGGATAAAAGCCTTCCGCTTATTCGATCCAATCACAAATAGTATACTCATCAGCCGAGATGTTGTATTTGTTGAACAAAAGGGATGGAATTTGGAAAATGCAACAGACTCTAGGACACAACAAGGAGGGCAGTTTGTTGTGGAAGACTATACTCAAGTTGCGGTTACTGAATCAACAGGTTGGGAAGATGAGCCTGTCTCAGCTGAACCGCATCCACCAAATTCACCTTCAACACCTCAAGCTTCACTGTCAACTAATATGAGTTCTCAGTCTCATAGCCAAGATGACATTGGTTCAAGTGTCTCCAGTTCCAGCAATGAGCAGCCTCACAGTTACAGAAAGCTAGATGAAATCTATATTAATACAACAGCGATCCAGTTAGAAGAAGAGCTATTATTGATGGGTATTGACGAGCCTTTCTGTTTTGAGCAAGCCATTGTAGATGATGTTTGGAAGCAAGCAATGACTGAAAAGATCAAGTCGATCGAGAAAAACAATACTTGGCACTTGACAGATTTACCTAAGGGGCATAAGGCTATTGATCTCAAATGGGTCTTTAAGGTAAAAAAGGACCAACATGGAGAGGTAACAATACATAAGGCACGCCTTGTGGCTAAAGGCTATGTGCAACGCTATGGGGTTGATTATGAGGAAGTCCTTGCCCCTGTAACACGACTTGAAACAGTACGGTTACTTTTGGCATTGGCAACTAAACACAGTTGGAAAGTACATCACCTAGACGTCAAATCAGATTTCTTAAATGGTGTCATTCTAGAGGAAGtctatgaaaggaatatgtcctaa